From a region of the Lactuca sativa cultivar Salinas chromosome 4, Lsat_Salinas_v11, whole genome shotgun sequence genome:
- the LOC111907046 gene encoding uncharacterized protein LOC111907046, which yields MSTSNNAPGSSSSNNNNNSLNTISLLSIYSKVTFDGTNFNDWMRNIRMTLRFDDKEYVLEKEMNEIDESKATPEEIVDYKTHCKDATKVSCIMVATMTPELQRFYEDYWTYEMCKDLIEKYHQRARQERYEIFKSLTTSKIKDGESITTHLQCMQCYVDRLLKLNMNFDEELAIDIVLHSLPSCYDHFIMTYHLNKEETTLSQLQILLRTAESGMKGKGIASTPTAAAPVMEIGQGKGKKRKAPSKQN from the coding sequence ATGTCTACCTCAAACAATGCTCCTGGCTCAtcctcctccaacaacaacaacaactccttAAACACCATCTCGCTCTTGAGCATCTATTCTAAGGTCACATTCGATGGCaccaactttaatgattggatgcGCAACATTAGGATGACCTTGCGATTCGacgacaaggaatatgttctcgaGAAAGAGATGAATGAGATAGATGAATCTAaagctactcctgaagaaatagTTGACTATAAGACCCACTGCaaagatgctaccaaagtgtcaTGCATCATGGTGGCAactatgactcctgagctacAACGGTTTTATGAGGACTATTGGACTTATGAGATGTGCAAGGACTTGATAGAGAAGTACCATCAAAGAGCACgtcaagaaaggtacgagatATTCAAGTCACTCACAACTAGCAAGATAAAGgacggagagtccatcacgacccacttgcaatgCATGCAATGCTATGTAGATCGTTTGTTGAAACTCAACATGAATttcgatgaggaattggctaTTGATATAGTCTTGCACTCATTGCCTAGTTGTTATGATCACTTCATaatgacttatcatttgaacaaagaGGAAACCACGTTGAGCCAACTCCAAATCTTGCTGAGAACTGCTGAGAGTGGAATGAAGGGAAAGGGTATTGCCTCCACTCCCACTGCTGCTGCTCCAGTCATGgaaattgggcaagggaaggggaaaaagaggaaagctccctcgaAGCAAAACTAG